Within Urocitellus parryii isolate mUroPar1 chromosome 10, mUroPar1.hap1, whole genome shotgun sequence, the genomic segment gccTTCCATGTGCCAGGcgagccctccaccactgagctacagccccagccccaagtcaaATGTATTTAGCTTCACCTGTCTTCCTCTACGATAATACGTGTTTGAGGCAGAAATGAATACAGAAGGAGCGTGGAGCACCCTCTCCTGTCTACTCCACAAACACTGTTGTGAGCGGATCCTGATCCTGTGCAGCTTCTTGGACTGAATGTGACCATGTAAATCCTCAGACTCTGATGGTCACTAAAAgtgtccaccccccccccccatgctaGGAACTTGTGTGTGGCATGTAGGTTCTTTTATCATCGAAGTTTGAGATTTTAGTTTGTGGGGCTTTTGATCTcacagggtggggaggggcaggtgcCCAGGGAACACACTTTGAGAACTAGTGCCCAAGCCGGGGATTCTCCACCTGGGCTAGGTCAGAACCAGGGACGGAACTTGGAAAAGCAGGGCCCTGTCCCTTGGACAAGCCTGGATCTGTGCCTTGCCAGCCCTCCCTCCAGATGGTCCTGGAGGTGAGAAAGTTGGAGAACAATGTCCATCTGAGGGCAGGGACGGTGCTGGCCTTGTGGTCCTGTTTCTTCGATACCCAGCCCACGGCCTGGCTCAGTCAGAGCTTCTCATGCAAGAATTAGAGTGAGTACTAGGTGACTGTTGGCTACAAACTTGGTGAATGTCCCTAGGAATGGCTGCAAGCTATGCCAGGGTGGACATGTGGGCGCTCCTTTGCCATCTAATCCCCTGACTTTTGCTGTGTTGTTCGACCACCTCCAGGCACAGCTGTGCCGCAGCCAGAGGACATAGGTGTTGCTTTCTTGGACACACAGAGTTCTGGTTCCTGGCTGGCTTGAGCGCCCCCTGCTGCTGCTGTGCAGACCTGCACCTGGTAGAGCTTGTCCCTTGGGGAGGACACCACCTCTGCCCTGTCACATGAGTCAAGGCAGCTTGGCCCTCTCAGTGACCTGGGGTCATGGGTCGTGAGCCACAAATGCTCAGGACCAGCAGACAAAGAGCAGGGCTTCTGTGCTCCCTCCACACCTGGGTCTCAGACCTTCTCTGTATGACACCGGGCAAGTCCAGGGGGCCCTCTGGGCCTCACCGTCTTCATCTGTGGCTCCAGTAGCACTTGTTCCTGCCCGGGCTTGTGAGAACTGAGGTTCTGTGTAAAGCATGCTCAGTGCTGGCATGAGGCGACCGAGCACCGAGGGAACTCATTTCCTGGGGGTGATCACCATTTAAAAACCCACTGTAAATCCAGTCGGTCCCCTTGAAGAACTTACAATACAGCATCCTCCCAGGGGGGACAATGCAATTCCACTTGACCTAAAACATGACAGGTCAGCTCATCCTGTCATACAGCCCAGGGCAGCTCACGACACTCAGAGCCTGTGTGTCCTTTCCAGGGACCCAGCGTCTGTTCCACACAGCTGGGCCTGGCACTGAGCCTTGTGACAGCATGTGTGCCACACATGCAGGTGGCCCCCATCCCCGTGGCCCTGCTCAGCACCTGCATCACTGACTCTGGGCCTCTCTCCTCTAGAGCGGAAGGGACAAGGATGCTGTGGGCAGACTGCTCAAGGACCTCGATGCCAACGGAGATGCCGAGGTAGACTTCAGTGAGTTCATCGTGTTTGTAGCCGCTCTCACGTCTGCCTGTCACAAGTACTTTGCACAGACAGCATCCAAGTGATGCCCTGCACCGGCAGGACCTGGGAGGAgtccctggctcccagcccctgtTGGCAATTACCTCCTTGGTCTGAGCCAAAGTCCCCTaattaataaatgctggtgaatgATCCTGCTCTCAAAATGGTGATCTCCTTTAGACTCCAGACTCCTCCCCCACAAACTCCGATTCCCACTGGTATCAGCCTGACGTACCAACAGCCATCTGGTTGTAACCTGGCACACACCCCAACCCTGAGGCATAAACAGAGTTGTTCAGATGGCCGGTTGAGCACAGTGTGCTGGCCGCTGACGCTGAGTTTTTTTAGCCGACACAGGACATGTGCATAGTTTCTGAGAAAGGCCAGGCAGCTAGACCATGGCCACCTCTGTCCCTCTTACACTTAAAACCTTTCTCCACCTCATGGTGTGGGGTCTCCATCCTGTGGCCACCCAAGACACACTTCTGTCCATAAGTCCCCAATAAATTGCCCCTGTGTGATCCTGGATCTGTCTGGCTTTTCTGCCTTTTGGCTCCATCCCACTTTGGCAGCCAGTTCTCAAACTGGACCAGGATTTTCTGGAACATTCACTATGTAATGCAACATTTAATGTCTCACTGCCAGCCTGGTAGACGGACAGAGATGAAAAGCACAGGTCGGTTGGTAACAGTCCATTCCCGGTCCACTCCCTGGGGTGCACTCTGAACCAGCCCATGGCCGAGGCCCAGTGCCCACCCTAGAGAATCTGTGGGCACAGCGAGGGCCACCCTGTAGTGAGCGTGcatccagccagccagccacctGTTAAGTCATGCCATTCCTCAGCTTTTCCTGGGGTGCTCAGTGAGCCAGGCTCCCCGTCACTCCAAACACCATGTTTTCAAGTAGCACAATTTTCTTGGTTGTTTTgaggtaatgggaattgaacccaggggtgctcgtCCACTGAGCTACTCTTCtagacctttatattttttattttgagactgtgtctccctaagttgcccaggccagtcCTCAACTtagcatcctcctgcctcaagctgcTGGGCTCTGGGTTGCAGGCTGCACCGCTGTGCCTGGCCAAGGAACACCTTTAATGGTATCAGAGTATTTTTGCTATGAAGAGCATAAACCCAGTGACAGAGAAGAAATGAATACAAGTACGGATGAGAGTCACCGTGAGCTCATGGCTTTGTGCCACCGTCTTCAGGAGAGGACCAAAGTGACTCAGGGCAGGTCGCAGGTGTGAGGTTGTTATCGGGTTTGTTTCTAGGACTCAACCCAGTCCTGCAGCCCTTCCTGTGTGTGAGGGGTCTTCCTGCCATTGGCCGAGGGCTTCTCCACCAGTTGCTCTTGCTGCTGCTGTGGTTTCTTCAGACTGTGACACAAGGTGAATCCTCGGAGCACATTTAATTAACACATGTGCTCAGGCTTATGTGAATCACGGTTTCCCATGTTACTCAGTGGGTTGTAATCTGCCATGATCACTATAGTGACTCTCAAATTGTCCCTGACATGACCGGTGGAGCCTACTTAGGCTGGCTTCTGTCCTTTCAACATGTCCCCAACATTCTCTGTAGGCCCTTGCTTGCTGTCACATCAAGATGTCTGGATACATCTTGATCTTTCCTTGCCTGTCTCTGAAGTTGGCCGTTCCTCCACGCAGCCCTGGCTCCTTTTAGTGCTACCTAGAAACTAGGACCTGAGAGGGAGGTGAGTGTGTTACTGCTGGAGTGTCCCTGCTCCCAGCCCTCCCAATGGACAGACCCAGGGAATATTTGCAGGTGTGCCTGGAAGTTCATACAGATGCATACCCACCATCTGCATCTATCCTGTGTACATCTGATACCGCAGATGCGGACCTCACCTTCAACGCCACAGGGCACCCTAGTGTCCCTTCGCCCTGCTCAGTCCGAGCACCACACTGCTCCCTGCAAAGACACCCTCCTCGCCTCTCAGGAGAGTCACCCCAAAGGCTGGCCTCCTCCCTGCTTAGGCTGCCCTGAGTCGTCCCCTGTGGATTCTCTCCCCACCTCACTTGGGCTGACTGCGTGGAATACTCCCGGGGACTCCTTCCCCACTCAGCAGGGGCTGACTCCCATCCCCTGCCCTGCCCGTCCCTTCACGACTCCTCCTCACGCTGGACTGTGCACACTGGGGACACCCTCCCCAGCCTGCTCAGAGGGCTGACTGACCCTGCGGGCCTTGGGCTGGGCACCAGAACACCGACGTCACTGTGAGGATGTTGCACAGCCTAGCCTCGCTATCCATGAATCTGTTTGTAAATTCACCTACCTCTTATAGTTTATTGTAACCCAAGTGGGTGCTCATGGTGAACCCCTAGTCACTTGCAAGCAGCAGAGCTGTGCAAGCAGCAGAGCTGCGTCATGTGACACACACACTCCCTGCTGAGGCCCAATAGCCTGCTCTGCCTTCCAGCCCAACTCCTGTACTGTGAGCGCACCTGGGCCAGGGTCTACTCAGGGccttggtttgggttttggtctTTGCCTCTTTGTGCTTTTgtgcatttttgtttaaaatgtctcCCGGCTCTGCCGCTGCTCAGGCACTGGCTGCTGTTCCTAAGCACAGGAGGCTACGACCCACCTTATGGAGGAAGCATGGCAGATGAGCTCCGCAGAGGAGGCAAGAGCAGATGTGCTGTGAGCCTCGAGTGCAGTACTAACTCAGTGGCACCTGGTAAACGAGGTGCCTTTAAACAGAAACACGCACAAGGCACGGATACAGAATGGCCAGTCATAGGTGCGCGGCTGGAGGCTGGTAGCGCCCACTCCTGTTTCCCCAGGGACAGTGACTTGGCAATTGCTAACGCAGCGTTCATGGTGACTTGTAATAACTAGTACAGATGACGAGAACCAACAACACACATTTCCTCAATTGCAACCACCTAGCAAAATGCAAGCCCCAAATGTATGCTGGACCCACTTTCTCTGCACCTTCGCCCAGGAAGCTGAGTAGCCCCAGGATTACAGAGAGACAGCCCAGGCCAGGTTGAGACAGGTAGCGTGGCTGTAGCAGGTGTTGGAGGGAGTTcacaggaggtggaggagggtgaGTGAGCAGAGAGGAAGGACAGGCAGAGGATGGACGCTGAGGGGACCACAGAGGAGGCCAATTTCAGGCAGTGACAGGAAAACCAGGACACAGCTCTGGGAGGGCCAGAAGTGCTTGAGGACACTGGAGTCCACGTGCTGAGTGACTGAGTGAGCATCTTCAGCCCCTGTGGCCTGTCCTCAGTGCCATGCCTCTCCAGCACTAGGAGGAAGTTCCAGAAAGCAAACCGTGTGGACTGCCTGTGCTCCATCTCTCAGGACAGACTAGTGCTT encodes:
- the S100p gene encoding protein S100-P — encoded protein: MTELETAMGLIIDVFARYSGGEGSRQTLTKAELKQLMEKELPGFLQSGRDKDAVGRLLKDLDANGDAEVDFSEFIVFVAALTSACHKYFAQTASK